One Bombus fervidus isolate BK054 chromosome 2, iyBomFerv1, whole genome shotgun sequence DNA segment encodes these proteins:
- the LOC139998247 gene encoding peptide transporter family 1 isoform X2: protein MTTEKEEKAKKLTYPKSIFFIVSNEFCERFSFYGMRTVLTLYLRNQLRYDDNTSTVIYHVFTMFVYFFPIFGAMLADSLMGKFHTILYLSIVYALGQLLLSLSAAPPLGIPAREFSLLGLLLIALGTGGIKPCVAAFGGDQFILPLQERYLSTFFSLFYFSINSGSLISSFLTPLLRSDVTCFGQNTCYSLAFFVPAVLMTLSVVIFLLGKPLYRIIKPTGNVVLNVSKCISYAIYKKFTSKNEKREYWLEYADDKYEKSLINDVKAALQVMKLFIPIPIFWALFDQQGSRWTFQATRMDGEIGNFLLQPDQMQVFNPFLVLAFIPLFETCLYPLMRKIGLRTPLRILSIGGFLASLSFVIAAMVEYQLEKTYPVLPSENFAQLRLFNTLDCPVTITRHDPELSFVLESMDMWEDKYIEAKGKTNWRYSADFSKCNRADITKFNETTETIVLPEGLATSCVVTQASKLHKYTDSVDKAVSGEPLIRALVYVDSSRHPVPLKFMKGDATAFEFEINGTSFGETRLAEVKPGTYDIRLNGTLVKKDVHLRLGGVYTVVGSVIGEKPMANVVTVTEPNSMHILWLIPQYVVITMGEVMFSVTGLEFAFTQAPASMKSLLQASWLLTVAFGNLIVVIVAEISIFHRQASTS from the exons ATGACTACTGAAAAGGAGGAGAAAGCGAAG AAGCTGACGTATCCCAAgtcgatattttttatcgtgTCCAATGAATTCTGCGAGAGATTCTCTTTCTATGGAATGCGTA CTGTATTGACCCTTTATCTAAGGAACCAATTAAGATACGACGATAACACATCCACCGTCATATATCATGTGTTCACGATGTTCGTATACTTTTTCCCTATATTCGGAGCGATGCTGGCGGATTCCTTAATGGGAAAATTTCACACCATCTTATACTTGAGTATCGTTTATGCTTTAGGCCAACTTCTGCTATCTTTAAGCGCTGCGCCTCCATTAGGTATACCTGCTAG AGAATTTTCATTGCTTGGCCTACTCCTTATAGCCCTTGGCACAGGCGGTATAAAACCTTGCGTGGCTGCATTCGGCGGCGATCAATTCATATTACCGCTACAGGAACGATACTTGTCCACATTCTTCTCCCTGTTTTACTTTTCTATCAACTCCGGATCTTTGATCTCGAGCTTCCTCACGCCCCTGCTTCGTAGCGATGTCACGTGTTTCGGCCAAAATACCTGTTATTCTCTGGCATTTTTTGTGCCAGCCGttcttatgacgttatccgtcg TGATATTCCTCCTTGgcaaacctttgtacagaataatCAAGCCGACGGGCAACGTCGTTTTGAATGTTTCCAAGTGCATTTCT TACGCTATCTACAAAAAGTTTACGTCGAAGAATGAGAAAAGGGAGTATTGGCTCGAGTATGCGGATGACAAGTACGAGAAATCACTGATAAACGATGTTAAAGCAGCTCTGCAGGTGATGAAATTGTTTATTCCGATACCGATATTTTGGGCACTTTTCGATCAGCAAGGCTCTCGGTGGACGTTTCAAGCAACCCGAATGGACGGTGAAATCGGAAATTTCCTGCTTCAACCAGATCAGATGCAAGTGTTCAATCCTTTTTTGGTGCTCGCCTTTATACCTTTGTTCGAGACTTGTCTCTATCCTCTTATGAGGAAGATCGGCTTACGAACTCCGCTGAGAATCTTGTCTATCGGCGGTTTCTTAGCTTCTTTGTCGTTCGTAATAGCGGCCATGGTTGAATATCAACTCGAG AAAACGTATCCGGTTTTGCCTTCGGAAAATTTCGCACAATTGCGCCTTTTCAATACTCTGGATTGTCCGGTAACTATAACGAGGCATGATCCTGAATTATCTTTTGTCCTCGAAAGTATGGATATGTGGGAAGACAAGTATATCGAAGCGAAAGGCAAAACAAACTGGCGGTATAGCGCAGATTTTTCAAAATGCAACAGAGCCGATATCACGAAATTCAATGAAACAACTG AAACTATCGTTTTACCCGAAGGCTTGGCAACATCTTGCGTTGTAACGCAGGCAAGTAAACTTCATAAGTACACGGATTCGGTGGATAAAGCGGTCTCTGGCGAACCTTTGATACGTGCACTCGTCTACGTAGATTCATCGCGGCACCCTGTTCCTCTGAAATTTATGAAGGGCGATGCAACAGCCTTTGAATTCGAGATAAATGGTACATCGTTCGGGGAAACCCGTCTAGCTGAAGTCAAACCTGGCACATACGATATTCGTTTGAATGGTACATTGGTAAAAAAAGACGTACATCTCAGACTTGGTGGAGTTTATACGGTGGTCGGATCTGTTATTGGAGAAAAACCGATGGCTAACGTTGTAACTGTAACCGAACCAAATTCCATGCATATATTGTGGTTGATTCCTCAATATGTTGTTATCACGATGGGTGAAGTCATGTTCTCGGTGACCGGCTTAGAATTTGCATTCACGCAAGCCCCTGCCAGTATGAAGTCTCTTTTACAGGCCTCCTGGCTGTTGACAGTAGCTTTTGGTAATCTCATTGTAGTCATTGTGGCGGAAATCTCGATTTTCCATCGTCAGGCAAGTACGAGTTaa
- the LOC139998247 gene encoding peptide transporter family 1 isoform X1 has product MGERKRSIKEIQDYPDNESNTEENQKKLTYPKSIFFIVSNEFCERFSFYGMRTVLTLYLRNQLRYDDNTSTVIYHVFTMFVYFFPIFGAMLADSLMGKFHTILYLSIVYALGQLLLSLSAAPPLGIPAREFSLLGLLLIALGTGGIKPCVAAFGGDQFILPLQERYLSTFFSLFYFSINSGSLISSFLTPLLRSDVTCFGQNTCYSLAFFVPAVLMTLSVVIFLLGKPLYRIIKPTGNVVLNVSKCISYAIYKKFTSKNEKREYWLEYADDKYEKSLINDVKAALQVMKLFIPIPIFWALFDQQGSRWTFQATRMDGEIGNFLLQPDQMQVFNPFLVLAFIPLFETCLYPLMRKIGLRTPLRILSIGGFLASLSFVIAAMVEYQLEKTYPVLPSENFAQLRLFNTLDCPVTITRHDPELSFVLESMDMWEDKYIEAKGKTNWRYSADFSKCNRADITKFNETTETIVLPEGLATSCVVTQASKLHKYTDSVDKAVSGEPLIRALVYVDSSRHPVPLKFMKGDATAFEFEINGTSFGETRLAEVKPGTYDIRLNGTLVKKDVHLRLGGVYTVVGSVIGEKPMANVVTVTEPNSMHILWLIPQYVVITMGEVMFSVTGLEFAFTQAPASMKSLLQASWLLTVAFGNLIVVIVAEISIFHRQASTS; this is encoded by the exons ATGGGCGAGAGGAAACGCTCCATCAAGGAGATACAAG ATTATCCGGACAATGAGAGTAACACGGAGGAAAATCAAAAg AAGCTGACGTATCCCAAgtcgatattttttatcgtgTCCAATGAATTCTGCGAGAGATTCTCTTTCTATGGAATGCGTA CTGTATTGACCCTTTATCTAAGGAACCAATTAAGATACGACGATAACACATCCACCGTCATATATCATGTGTTCACGATGTTCGTATACTTTTTCCCTATATTCGGAGCGATGCTGGCGGATTCCTTAATGGGAAAATTTCACACCATCTTATACTTGAGTATCGTTTATGCTTTAGGCCAACTTCTGCTATCTTTAAGCGCTGCGCCTCCATTAGGTATACCTGCTAG AGAATTTTCATTGCTTGGCCTACTCCTTATAGCCCTTGGCACAGGCGGTATAAAACCTTGCGTGGCTGCATTCGGCGGCGATCAATTCATATTACCGCTACAGGAACGATACTTGTCCACATTCTTCTCCCTGTTTTACTTTTCTATCAACTCCGGATCTTTGATCTCGAGCTTCCTCACGCCCCTGCTTCGTAGCGATGTCACGTGTTTCGGCCAAAATACCTGTTATTCTCTGGCATTTTTTGTGCCAGCCGttcttatgacgttatccgtcg TGATATTCCTCCTTGgcaaacctttgtacagaataatCAAGCCGACGGGCAACGTCGTTTTGAATGTTTCCAAGTGCATTTCT TACGCTATCTACAAAAAGTTTACGTCGAAGAATGAGAAAAGGGAGTATTGGCTCGAGTATGCGGATGACAAGTACGAGAAATCACTGATAAACGATGTTAAAGCAGCTCTGCAGGTGATGAAATTGTTTATTCCGATACCGATATTTTGGGCACTTTTCGATCAGCAAGGCTCTCGGTGGACGTTTCAAGCAACCCGAATGGACGGTGAAATCGGAAATTTCCTGCTTCAACCAGATCAGATGCAAGTGTTCAATCCTTTTTTGGTGCTCGCCTTTATACCTTTGTTCGAGACTTGTCTCTATCCTCTTATGAGGAAGATCGGCTTACGAACTCCGCTGAGAATCTTGTCTATCGGCGGTTTCTTAGCTTCTTTGTCGTTCGTAATAGCGGCCATGGTTGAATATCAACTCGAG AAAACGTATCCGGTTTTGCCTTCGGAAAATTTCGCACAATTGCGCCTTTTCAATACTCTGGATTGTCCGGTAACTATAACGAGGCATGATCCTGAATTATCTTTTGTCCTCGAAAGTATGGATATGTGGGAAGACAAGTATATCGAAGCGAAAGGCAAAACAAACTGGCGGTATAGCGCAGATTTTTCAAAATGCAACAGAGCCGATATCACGAAATTCAATGAAACAACTG AAACTATCGTTTTACCCGAAGGCTTGGCAACATCTTGCGTTGTAACGCAGGCAAGTAAACTTCATAAGTACACGGATTCGGTGGATAAAGCGGTCTCTGGCGAACCTTTGATACGTGCACTCGTCTACGTAGATTCATCGCGGCACCCTGTTCCTCTGAAATTTATGAAGGGCGATGCAACAGCCTTTGAATTCGAGATAAATGGTACATCGTTCGGGGAAACCCGTCTAGCTGAAGTCAAACCTGGCACATACGATATTCGTTTGAATGGTACATTGGTAAAAAAAGACGTACATCTCAGACTTGGTGGAGTTTATACGGTGGTCGGATCTGTTATTGGAGAAAAACCGATGGCTAACGTTGTAACTGTAACCGAACCAAATTCCATGCATATATTGTGGTTGATTCCTCAATATGTTGTTATCACGATGGGTGAAGTCATGTTCTCGGTGACCGGCTTAGAATTTGCATTCACGCAAGCCCCTGCCAGTATGAAGTCTCTTTTACAGGCCTCCTGGCTGTTGACAGTAGCTTTTGGTAATCTCATTGTAGTCATTGTGGCGGAAATCTCGATTTTCCATCGTCAGGCAAGTACGAGTTaa
- the Elgi gene encoding E3 ubiquitin-protein ligase NRDP1 elgi isoform X1, with translation MGFDVNRFQGEVDEELVCPICSGVLEDPVQVSNMLQAPVCEHAFCRTCINEWINRQPTCPLDRTPITSAQLRAVPRILRNLLARLCISCDNIMYGCQVIVKLDSLVSHLEQCEYNPKRPMLCEQGCSLIIPKNELKDHNCVRELRNIIHSQQQKLADMKRELGEQQLQINEHKREIHLLKDFMRALRVSNPAMRAIADQMERDEVVRWSATLPRARVTRWGGMISTPDELLQTMIKRTLSEYNCPPHVIDELMENCHERKWPPGLNSLETRQNSRRQYDNYVCKRVPGKQAVLVLYCDNTHMPEDMMVEPGLVMIFAHGIE, from the exons atggggttcgatgTGAACCGCTTTCAGGGCGAAGTTGACGAGGAACTTGTTTGTCCGATATGCTCTGGTGTTCTGGAGGATCCTGTCCAg GTGAGCAATATGTTGCAGGCACCTGTATGTGAACATGCCTTTTGTCGTACATGCATTAATGAATGGATAAATAGACAGCCCACCTGTCCGTTGGATCGTACACCAATTACATCTGCTCAGCTTAGAGCAGTTCCAAGAATTCTTCGGAATCTGTTGGCCCGCCTTTGTATTAGTTGTGATAACATTATGTACGGATGTCAAGTAATAGTTAAGCTTGATAGTTTAGTGTCACACTTGGAGCAATGTGAATATAATCCCAAGAGACCGATGCTTTGTGAGCAAGGATGTAGTCTTATTATTCCTAAAAATGAGCTAAAAGATCATAACTGTGTGAGGGAACtcagaaatattatacattcgcAACAACAAAAGCTTGCTGATATGAAACGTGAATTAGGTGAACAACAACTTCAAATAAACGAACACAAGAGGGAAATACATCTTTTAAAAGACTTTATGAGAGCATTGAGAGTTTCAAACCCAGCAATGCGCGCTATCGCCGATCAAATGGAAAGAGACGAAGTTGTAAGATGGTCTGCTACCCTTCCTAGAGCAAGAGTAACAAGATGGGGAGGAATGATTTCCACCCCGGATGAACTGTTGCAG ACGATGATAAAGAGAACTttatcggaatataattgccCGCCTCATGTAATCGACGaattaatggaaaattgtCACGAAAGGAAATGGCCTCCGGGCTTAAACTCCCTCGAAACCAGACAGAATTCCAGAAGGCAATACGACAATTATGTTTGTAAAAGAGTCCCTGGTAAACAAGCAGTGCTAGTTCTTTATTGTGATAATACTCATATGCCGGAAGACATGATGGTCGAACCTGGACTAGTGATGATTTTTGCACATGGCATAGAATAA
- the Elgi gene encoding E3 ubiquitin-protein ligase NRDP1 elgi isoform X2 — MGFDVNRFQGEVDEELVCPICSGVLEDPVQAPVCEHAFCRTCINEWINRQPTCPLDRTPITSAQLRAVPRILRNLLARLCISCDNIMYGCQVIVKLDSLVSHLEQCEYNPKRPMLCEQGCSLIIPKNELKDHNCVRELRNIIHSQQQKLADMKRELGEQQLQINEHKREIHLLKDFMRALRVSNPAMRAIADQMERDEVVRWSATLPRARVTRWGGMISTPDELLQTMIKRTLSEYNCPPHVIDELMENCHERKWPPGLNSLETRQNSRRQYDNYVCKRVPGKQAVLVLYCDNTHMPEDMMVEPGLVMIFAHGIE; from the exons atggggttcgatgTGAACCGCTTTCAGGGCGAAGTTGACGAGGAACTTGTTTGTCCGATATGCTCTGGTGTTCTGGAGGATCCTGTCCAg GCACCTGTATGTGAACATGCCTTTTGTCGTACATGCATTAATGAATGGATAAATAGACAGCCCACCTGTCCGTTGGATCGTACACCAATTACATCTGCTCAGCTTAGAGCAGTTCCAAGAATTCTTCGGAATCTGTTGGCCCGCCTTTGTATTAGTTGTGATAACATTATGTACGGATGTCAAGTAATAGTTAAGCTTGATAGTTTAGTGTCACACTTGGAGCAATGTGAATATAATCCCAAGAGACCGATGCTTTGTGAGCAAGGATGTAGTCTTATTATTCCTAAAAATGAGCTAAAAGATCATAACTGTGTGAGGGAACtcagaaatattatacattcgcAACAACAAAAGCTTGCTGATATGAAACGTGAATTAGGTGAACAACAACTTCAAATAAACGAACACAAGAGGGAAATACATCTTTTAAAAGACTTTATGAGAGCATTGAGAGTTTCAAACCCAGCAATGCGCGCTATCGCCGATCAAATGGAAAGAGACGAAGTTGTAAGATGGTCTGCTACCCTTCCTAGAGCAAGAGTAACAAGATGGGGAGGAATGATTTCCACCCCGGATGAACTGTTGCAG ACGATGATAAAGAGAACTttatcggaatataattgccCGCCTCATGTAATCGACGaattaatggaaaattgtCACGAAAGGAAATGGCCTCCGGGCTTAAACTCCCTCGAAACCAGACAGAATTCCAGAAGGCAATACGACAATTATGTTTGTAAAAGAGTCCCTGGTAAACAAGCAGTGCTAGTTCTTTATTGTGATAATACTCATATGCCGGAAGACATGATGGTCGAACCTGGACTAGTGATGATTTTTGCACATGGCATAGAATAA